One segment of Salmo trutta unplaced genomic scaffold, fSalTru1.1, whole genome shotgun sequence DNA contains the following:
- the LOC115187382 gene encoding intelectin isoform X1, with protein MGEREITSALDMFSCVLLWLMVPLLMVEHASCAPTTNSTSPPQLVAVQAVHEGRHAAGVGPSFQSLRTDFNSLERLRNRTRYVARSCKETRDRYNQHQDGLYYLTTASGVVYQTFCDMTTAGGGWTLVASVHENNMYGKCTVGDRWSSEQGSNPNRPDGEGNWANRVTFGTAEGATSDDFKNPGYYDIVAEDMSVWHVPNNSPMEHWNLASILRYHTERRFLTLHGGNLHQLFKTHPVRYNVGSCSNRGPSIPVVYDHGDTETTRQLYGPSSRNEFQPGFITFRAINTERAATAICSGVKPTGCNAEHYCIGGGGHFPDGAPIQCGDFTGFDGNGYGTNMGWSASREITEAAVLLFYR; from the exons ATGGGAGAACGAGAGATAACGTCAGCTTTAG aCATGTTCTCCTGTGTTCTCCTGTGGTTGATGGTTCCTCTGCTGATGGTTGAACATGCATCATGTGCACCTACAACTAACTCAACTTCACCACCTCAACTTG TAGCCGTGCAGGCGGTACACGAGGGCAGACATGCAGCCGGGGTTGGGCCCAGTTTCCAGTCTCTCAGAACAGACTTCAACAGCTTGGAGAGGCTGAGGAACAGAACACGATACGTTGCCAGGAGCTGTAAAGAAACAAGGGACAGATATAACCAACATCAAG ATGGTCTGTACTACCTGACTACAGCCAGCGGGGTGGTGTACCAGACCTTTTGTGACATGACCACAGCGGGTGGCGGCTGGACCCTGGTGGCGAGCGTGCACGAGAACAACATGTATGGGAAGTGCACGGTGGGTGACCGCTGGTCCAGTGAGCAGGGTAGTAACCCCAACCGGCCAGACGGAGAGGGGAACTGGGCCAACAGGGTCACCTTTGGAACAGCAGAGGGCGCCACCTCTGATGACTTCAAG aACCCTGGGTATTATGACATTGTGGCGGAGGACATGTCTGTGTGGCACGTTCCCAACAACTCTCCTATGGAACACTGGAACCTGGCATCCATCCTGCGTTACCACACAGAGAGACGCTTCCTCACCCTGCACGGAGGCAACCTGCACCAACTCTTCAAG ACCCACCCAGTGAGATACAACGTGGGGTCTTGCAGCAACAGAGGACCATCCATTCCTGTTGTCTATGACCATGGAGACACAGAAACCACCAGACAGCTGTACGGACCCAGCTCAAGAA ATGAGTTTCAACCTGGCTTCATCACGTTCAGAGCCATAAATACCGAACGAGCAGCCACGGCCATCTGCTCTGGGGTCAAACCAACCGGCTGCAACGCTGAACAT tactgtataGGTGGTGGTGGACACTTCCCTGATGGTGCTCCCATACAGTGTGGTGACTTCACTGGCTTTGACGGGAACGGTTACGGGACCAACATGGGCTGGAGTGCGTCCAGGGAGATCACCGAAGCTGCTGTGCTGCTTTTCTACCGTTAA
- the LOC115187382 gene encoding intelectin isoform X4 — protein sequence MFSCVLLWLMVPLLMVEHASCAPTTNSTSPPQLAVQAVHEGRHAAGVGPSFQSLRTDFNSLERLRNRTRYVARSCKETRDRYNQHQDGLYYLTTASGVVYQTFCDMTTAGGGWTLVASVHENNMYGKCTVGDRWSSEQGSNPNRPDGEGNWANRVTFGTAEGATSDDFKNPGYYDIVAEDMSVWHVPNNSPMEHWNLASILRYHTERRFLTLHGGNLHQLFKTHPVRYNVGSCSNRGPSIPVVYDHGDTETTRQLYGPSSRNEFQPGFITFRAINTERAATAICSGVKPTGCNAEHYCIGGGGHFPDGAPIQCGDFTGFDGNGYGTNMGWSASREITEAAVLLFYR from the exons ATGTTCTCCTGTGTTCTCCTGTGGTTGATGGTTCCTCTGCTGATGGTTGAACATGCATCATGTGCACCTACAACTAACTCAACTTCACCACCTCAACTTG CCGTGCAGGCGGTACACGAGGGCAGACATGCAGCCGGGGTTGGGCCCAGTTTCCAGTCTCTCAGAACAGACTTCAACAGCTTGGAGAGGCTGAGGAACAGAACACGATACGTTGCCAGGAGCTGTAAAGAAACAAGGGACAGATATAACCAACATCAAG ATGGTCTGTACTACCTGACTACAGCCAGCGGGGTGGTGTACCAGACCTTTTGTGACATGACCACAGCGGGTGGCGGCTGGACCCTGGTGGCGAGCGTGCACGAGAACAACATGTATGGGAAGTGCACGGTGGGTGACCGCTGGTCCAGTGAGCAGGGTAGTAACCCCAACCGGCCAGACGGAGAGGGGAACTGGGCCAACAGGGTCACCTTTGGAACAGCAGAGGGCGCCACCTCTGATGACTTCAAG aACCCTGGGTATTATGACATTGTGGCGGAGGACATGTCTGTGTGGCACGTTCCCAACAACTCTCCTATGGAACACTGGAACCTGGCATCCATCCTGCGTTACCACACAGAGAGACGCTTCCTCACCCTGCACGGAGGCAACCTGCACCAACTCTTCAAG ACCCACCCAGTGAGATACAACGTGGGGTCTTGCAGCAACAGAGGACCATCCATTCCTGTTGTCTATGACCATGGAGACACAGAAACCACCAGACAGCTGTACGGACCCAGCTCAAGAA ATGAGTTTCAACCTGGCTTCATCACGTTCAGAGCCATAAATACCGAACGAGCAGCCACGGCCATCTGCTCTGGGGTCAAACCAACCGGCTGCAACGCTGAACAT tactgtataGGTGGTGGTGGACACTTCCCTGATGGTGCTCCCATACAGTGTGGTGACTTCACTGGCTTTGACGGGAACGGTTACGGGACCAACATGGGCTGGAGTGCGTCCAGGGAGATCACCGAAGCTGCTGTGCTGCTTTTCTACCGTTAA
- the LOC115187382 gene encoding intelectin isoform X3 — MFSCVLLWLMVPLLMVEHASCAPTTNSTSPPQLVAVQAVHEGRHAAGVGPSFQSLRTDFNSLERLRNRTRYVARSCKETRDRYNQHQDGLYYLTTASGVVYQTFCDMTTAGGGWTLVASVHENNMYGKCTVGDRWSSEQGSNPNRPDGEGNWANRVTFGTAEGATSDDFKNPGYYDIVAEDMSVWHVPNNSPMEHWNLASILRYHTERRFLTLHGGNLHQLFKTHPVRYNVGSCSNRGPSIPVVYDHGDTETTRQLYGPSSRNEFQPGFITFRAINTERAATAICSGVKPTGCNAEHYCIGGGGHFPDGAPIQCGDFTGFDGNGYGTNMGWSASREITEAAVLLFYR; from the exons ATGTTCTCCTGTGTTCTCCTGTGGTTGATGGTTCCTCTGCTGATGGTTGAACATGCATCATGTGCACCTACAACTAACTCAACTTCACCACCTCAACTTG TAGCCGTGCAGGCGGTACACGAGGGCAGACATGCAGCCGGGGTTGGGCCCAGTTTCCAGTCTCTCAGAACAGACTTCAACAGCTTGGAGAGGCTGAGGAACAGAACACGATACGTTGCCAGGAGCTGTAAAGAAACAAGGGACAGATATAACCAACATCAAG ATGGTCTGTACTACCTGACTACAGCCAGCGGGGTGGTGTACCAGACCTTTTGTGACATGACCACAGCGGGTGGCGGCTGGACCCTGGTGGCGAGCGTGCACGAGAACAACATGTATGGGAAGTGCACGGTGGGTGACCGCTGGTCCAGTGAGCAGGGTAGTAACCCCAACCGGCCAGACGGAGAGGGGAACTGGGCCAACAGGGTCACCTTTGGAACAGCAGAGGGCGCCACCTCTGATGACTTCAAG aACCCTGGGTATTATGACATTGTGGCGGAGGACATGTCTGTGTGGCACGTTCCCAACAACTCTCCTATGGAACACTGGAACCTGGCATCCATCCTGCGTTACCACACAGAGAGACGCTTCCTCACCCTGCACGGAGGCAACCTGCACCAACTCTTCAAG ACCCACCCAGTGAGATACAACGTGGGGTCTTGCAGCAACAGAGGACCATCCATTCCTGTTGTCTATGACCATGGAGACACAGAAACCACCAGACAGCTGTACGGACCCAGCTCAAGAA ATGAGTTTCAACCTGGCTTCATCACGTTCAGAGCCATAAATACCGAACGAGCAGCCACGGCCATCTGCTCTGGGGTCAAACCAACCGGCTGCAACGCTGAACAT tactgtataGGTGGTGGTGGACACTTCCCTGATGGTGCTCCCATACAGTGTGGTGACTTCACTGGCTTTGACGGGAACGGTTACGGGACCAACATGGGCTGGAGTGCGTCCAGGGAGATCACCGAAGCTGCTGTGCTGCTTTTCTACCGTTAA
- the LOC115187345 gene encoding D(1) dopamine receptor-like — MHNTSHRLAENETEPHLPDPHTDLPAARVLIGCVLSLLILWTLLGNFTVCAAVLRYRHLRAKVTNIFIVSLALSDLLVALLVMPWKAAAEVAGFWPFGAFCDTWVASDIMCSTASILNLCMISVDRYWAISSPFRYERRMNRRVAFVMVGVTWTVSVVISFVPVQLHWHRAAITGNTGSGDEFTRDVTGFNVSGVYQLHRAEEANGWNCDSSLSRTYAISSSLISFYIPVAIMVVTYTRIYRIAQVQIRRISSLERAAEHAQNCRSDPHVAPHRALRYSIRKETKVLKTLSVIMGVFVFCWSPFFILNCAMPFCPGPGTASRTVSDPSSQSSQLYCVSETTFDVFVWFGWSNSSLNPVIYAFNTEFREAFLRLLGCRGDNGCFGGWTTSATRAESIVLASNEAAGAGTEKKNSLHTTEMGGAYNTGCGAGRGSVTSGVIRDPVRGRVLPTLLTDHRGAVEEPVCDCEVDPVLSLDC; from the exons ATGCATAACACGAGCCACCGCCTGGCAGAGAACGAGACCGAGCCACATCTGCCCGACCCACACACGGATTTACCCGCCGCTCGCGTGCTCATCGGCTGCGTCCTCTCACTGCTCATCCTCTGGACGTTACTGGGTAACTTCACGGTGTGCGCGGCGGTTCTGCGCTACCGGCACTTGCGCGCCAAAGTCACCAACATCTTCATCGTGTCTCTGGCGCTGTCGGACCTCCTCGTGGCGCTGCTCGTGATGCCGTGGAAG gcgGCGGCAGAGGTGGCGGGGTTCTGGCCCTTCGGTGCGTTCTGTGACACCTGGGTGGCGAGCGACATCATGTGTTCCACGGCGTCCATCTTGAATCTGTGCATGATCAGTGTGGACCGCTACTGGGCGATATCCAGCCCGTTCCGTTACGAGAGGAGAATGAACCGCCGCGTGGCCTTCGTCATGGTCGGCGTGACCTGGACGGTCTCCGTGGTGATATCATTTGTGCCCGTTCAACTCCACTGGCACCGGGCTGCGATTACCGGAAATACCGGGAGCGGTGACGAATTTACCCGGGACGTTACCGGATTTAACGTCAGCGGGGTATATCAACTCCACAGGGCGGAGGAGGCGAACGGCTGGAACTGTGACTCAAGTCTGAGTCGGACCTACGCCATCTCCTCCTCGTTGATCAGTTTCTACATCCCCGTGGCGATCATGGTGGTCACCTACACACGTATCTACCGGATCGCCCAGGTCCAGATACGCAGGATATCCTCTCTGGAGCGAGCCGCAGAACACGCACAGAACTGCCGCTCGGATCCGCACGTGG CCCCACACCGGGCCCTGAGGTACTCCATTAGGAAGGAGACCAAGGTTCTGAAAACTCTGTCTGTCATCATGGGGGTGTTCGTCTTCTGCTGGTCCCCCTTCTTCATCCTCAACTGTGCCATGCCCTTCTGCCCAG GTCCAGGTACAGCCTCTAGAACTGTGTCAgacccctcctcccaatcctcCCAGCTGTACTGTGTCAGTGAAACCACCTTCGACGTCTTCGTGTGGTTCGGTTGGAGCAACTCTTCCTTAAACCCCGTTATCTACGCCTTCAACACGGAGTTCCGCGAGGCGTTCCTTCGCTTGCTGGGTTGCCGTGGAGACAACGGGTGCTTTGGCGGCTGGACTACGAGCGCCACGCGTGCGGAGAGCATTGTCTTGGCGAGCAACGAGGCCGCCGGCGCCGGGACGGAGAAGAAGAACTCGCTCCACACAACGGAGATGGGTGGGGCTTACAATACCGGCTGTGGCGCCGGTAGAGGTAGTGTCACATCTGGTGTAATCCGCGACCCGGTTAGGGGGAGGGTACTACCGACACTGTTAACGGACCATAGAGGAGCTGTAGAGGAGCCGGTGTGTGACTGTGAGGTGGATCCG GTTCTCTCCCTGGACTGTTAA
- the LOC115187382 gene encoding intelectin isoform X2, producing the protein MGEREITSALDMFSCVLLWLMVPLLMVEHASCAPTTNSTSPPQLAVQAVHEGRHAAGVGPSFQSLRTDFNSLERLRNRTRYVARSCKETRDRYNQHQDGLYYLTTASGVVYQTFCDMTTAGGGWTLVASVHENNMYGKCTVGDRWSSEQGSNPNRPDGEGNWANRVTFGTAEGATSDDFKNPGYYDIVAEDMSVWHVPNNSPMEHWNLASILRYHTERRFLTLHGGNLHQLFKTHPVRYNVGSCSNRGPSIPVVYDHGDTETTRQLYGPSSRNEFQPGFITFRAINTERAATAICSGVKPTGCNAEHYCIGGGGHFPDGAPIQCGDFTGFDGNGYGTNMGWSASREITEAAVLLFYR; encoded by the exons ATGGGAGAACGAGAGATAACGTCAGCTTTAG aCATGTTCTCCTGTGTTCTCCTGTGGTTGATGGTTCCTCTGCTGATGGTTGAACATGCATCATGTGCACCTACAACTAACTCAACTTCACCACCTCAACTTG CCGTGCAGGCGGTACACGAGGGCAGACATGCAGCCGGGGTTGGGCCCAGTTTCCAGTCTCTCAGAACAGACTTCAACAGCTTGGAGAGGCTGAGGAACAGAACACGATACGTTGCCAGGAGCTGTAAAGAAACAAGGGACAGATATAACCAACATCAAG ATGGTCTGTACTACCTGACTACAGCCAGCGGGGTGGTGTACCAGACCTTTTGTGACATGACCACAGCGGGTGGCGGCTGGACCCTGGTGGCGAGCGTGCACGAGAACAACATGTATGGGAAGTGCACGGTGGGTGACCGCTGGTCCAGTGAGCAGGGTAGTAACCCCAACCGGCCAGACGGAGAGGGGAACTGGGCCAACAGGGTCACCTTTGGAACAGCAGAGGGCGCCACCTCTGATGACTTCAAG aACCCTGGGTATTATGACATTGTGGCGGAGGACATGTCTGTGTGGCACGTTCCCAACAACTCTCCTATGGAACACTGGAACCTGGCATCCATCCTGCGTTACCACACAGAGAGACGCTTCCTCACCCTGCACGGAGGCAACCTGCACCAACTCTTCAAG ACCCACCCAGTGAGATACAACGTGGGGTCTTGCAGCAACAGAGGACCATCCATTCCTGTTGTCTATGACCATGGAGACACAGAAACCACCAGACAGCTGTACGGACCCAGCTCAAGAA ATGAGTTTCAACCTGGCTTCATCACGTTCAGAGCCATAAATACCGAACGAGCAGCCACGGCCATCTGCTCTGGGGTCAAACCAACCGGCTGCAACGCTGAACAT tactgtataGGTGGTGGTGGACACTTCCCTGATGGTGCTCCCATACAGTGTGGTGACTTCACTGGCTTTGACGGGAACGGTTACGGGACCAACATGGGCTGGAGTGCGTCCAGGGAGATCACCGAAGCTGCTGTGCTGCTTTTCTACCGTTAA